The Manihot esculenta cultivar AM560-2 chromosome 11, M.esculenta_v8, whole genome shotgun sequence genome includes a region encoding these proteins:
- the LOC110618475 gene encoding uncharacterized protein LOC110618475, producing MLKFIVEKKLSGSAPLSLLCSFLLSPTPSLCRNRLRRCWTLAAAAAGRSPLAARRCQMPRRAVSSRGRGHSQQLSMNETDEAVQVQEETLEHTPQALGGQTNASSSSSVRTRGPNLGHPIPSNPSDRQLIRLKGNVFLDSTVTRSITNDIKMRYTAPWKTWSEIPLKIKDELFGLFRSRYTWDESEEGMVRIAWEKVGKERLRDILNRVRSELLRKHKKTDVAYLYNLGPDWMEAEIWNELVAYWSTPEWRKKSEAGKANRNVEKDGTITKHSGGSIKLEVHENRLAKKLGRQPTQLELFRATHTKKGSQGVYIDGKSRRVDGAYLSAIAENVNDNCESPSAFDLNKWIEISGSSKGRVYGFGSSDIAKSGTPTTSFSCTSAHPGGPSQTMFSLEEVEQILEQNRIKMKQDMEQMQEQMQEQMRVQIEKQIKDQMKSLKNKNISSPHNTTADSDGSTNS from the exons ATGTTGAAATTTATTGTTGAGAAGAAGTTAAGTGGGT CAGCCCCTCTTTCACTCCTCTGCTCTTTTCTCCTCTCTCCGACACCTTCTCTTTGCCGCAATCGCCTCCGCCGCTGCTGGACGCTCGCCGCCGCCGCTGCTGGACGCTCGCCGCTCGCCGCTCGCCGCTGCCAG atgccTCGAAGAGCAGTATCATCTAGAGGTAGAGGACATAGCCAGCAACTCTCAATGAATGAAACAGATGAGGCAGTACAGGTGCAGGAGGAAACACTGGAGCACACTCCACAAGCATTAGGGGGGCAAACAAACgcatcctcatcatcatcagttCGAACTAGAGGTCCGAACTTGGGACATCCTATCCCATCAAACCCTTCTGATCGACAATTGATTAGATTGAAAGGAAATGT ttttttaGATTCCACAGTTACTAGATCAATCACTAATGACATTAAGATGCGCTACACTGCTCCATGGAAAACTTGGTCAGAAATACCTTTAAAGATAAAAGACGAGCTCTTCGGACTTTTTCGG AGTCGATATACATGGGATGAGAGTGAAGAAGGTATGGTTCGAATTGCTTGGGAAAAGGTAGGTAAGGAAAGATTGCGAGACATTCTTAATAGAGTTAGGAGCGAATTGTTGCGCAAGCACAAGAAGACAGATGTTGCTTATCTATACAATTTAGGACCAGATTGGATGGAGGCAGAGATATGGAATGAACTTGTTGCTTATTGGAGTACACCAGAGTGGAGAAAGAAATCAGAAGCTGGTAAAGCAAATAGAAACGTAGAAAAAGATGGGACTATTACGAAACACTCTGGTGGTTCAATAAAATTGGAGGTTCATGAGAATAGATTG GCAAAGAAGTTGGGTAGAcaaccaactcaacttgaacTATTTCGTGCAACTCACACAAAAAAGGGGAGTCAAGGTGTTTACATTGATGGAAAATCACGACGAGTTGAT GGAGCTTATTTGAGTGCAATTGCTGAAAATGTGAATGACAATTGTGAGAGTCCGTCTGCTTTTGATTTGAATAAGTGGATTGAAATTTCTGGAAGTAGCAAAGGAagagtttatggttttggatCCTCTGATATTGCAAAATCAGGAACTCCAACTACATCTTTCTCATGCACATCAGCTCATCCTGGAGGACCTTCTCAAACTATGTTTTCTTTAGAGGAGGTTGAACAAATATTAGAgcaaaaccgaatcaaaatgaaacaagacatggagcaaatgcaagagcaaatgcaagagcaaatgcgagtgcagatagaaaaacagataaaagatcaaatgaaatcattgaagaacaaaaatatatcttcaccgcataacacaactgcagattcagatggttcaacaaattcatag